GCACACGGCACGCTGCACCTTGGCGAGATCGCCGCCGGGGACGACGGTGGGTGGCTGGTAGTTGATGCCGACCTTGAAACCAGTGGGACACCAGTCGACGAACTGTATGGTTCGCTTGGTTTTGATAGTGGCGATGGCGGCGTTTACGTCCTTTGGAACAACGTCACCCCTGTACAGCATGCAACAGGCCATGTACTTCCCGTGGCGAGGATCGCACTTCACCATCTGGTTGGCTGGCTCGAAGCATGCGTTAGTGATTTCGGCAACGGACAGCTGCTCATGGTAGGCCTTCTCGGCGGAGATGACGGGGGCGTAGGTGGCTAGGGGGAAGTGGATACGTGGGTAGGGCACCAAGTTGGTCTGGAACTCGGTCAAGTCGACGTTTAGGGCACCGTCGAACCTGAGAGAGGCAGTGATGGAGGAGACGATCTGTCCGATCAGCCTGTTCAAATTGGTGTAGGTTGGGCGCTCAATATCCAGGTTCCTGCGGCAGATATCGTAGATGGCCTCATTGTCAACCATGAAGGCGCAGTCGGAGTGCTCCAGGGTGGTGTGGGTTGTAAGGATAGAGTTGTATGGCTCCACGACGGCGGTGGACACCTGGGGCGCCGGGTAAATGGCGAACTCTAGCTTGGACTTCTTGCCGTAGTCGACGGACAGGCGCTCCATGAGCAGGGAGGTGAAGCCAGAGCCGGTGCCGCCACCGAAGGAGTGAAAGATGAGGAAGCCCTGGAGACCGGTACACTGGTCGGCCAACTTCCGGATCCGGTCAAGGACAAGGTCGACGATCTCCTTGCCGATGGTGTAATGACCACGGGCGTAGTTGTTTGCGGCGTCCTCCTTGCCCGTGATCAGCTGCTCGGGATGGAACAGCTGACGGTAGGTACCGGTGCGGACCTCGTCTGAAAAAGAGTAAATGTAGTTTCAGAGGCGTGTTTGTATAAACTTGTCAGACAAGCAAGAggaatgcaaaatatatttcactctAATTCGTCACAGTTTGTAAATGTATTCGGTAAGGCATATTTTTCTACCAATGACAGTGGGTTCCAGGTCGACGAAGACGGCGCGGGGCACGTGCTTGCCGGCGCCGGTCTCGCTGAAGAACGTATTAAAGGAGTCGTCACCGCCGCCGATGGTCTTGTCGGAGGGCATCTGGCCGTCGGGCTGGATGCCGTGTTCCAGGCAGTACAACTCCCAGCAGGCATTTCCGATCTGGACACCGGCCTGGCCCACGTGGATAGAGATACATTCACGCTGAAAGACGAAGCGCCCGTGATATTAGTTGTTCTGTGGTATGATCTCGATTTTATGTGTAGAGATTTTGACTACCAACTGCGAGTGAAATGTATTTTCAtcattatggaaatataaattgTGATCGAATTTAGGTACTTGTATTAAATGGCAAACTTACCCATAAGCTTCTTACgaatttttaaacacattaatgAATGATATTAAGATCCGTTTAAGaccatatttcaattaaataatgaatttgtcATTAATTCCCTATTAGAGGTTTAAACACGCGATATTTTTGGGATCTATATTGTAGGCTATAGCACGCAGtaagatattcataaataatttcaGGTTTGGCCACTTCACCATGGTGACAAATCCCAAATACTTTCCATAAATGTAATGGCTTGATGGTATTTAATGGGAACTTATGG
Above is a genomic segment from Mya arenaria isolate MELC-2E11 chromosome 2, ASM2691426v1 containing:
- the LOC128205959 gene encoding tubulin alpha-1A chain → MRECISIHVGQAGVQIGNACWELYCLEHGIQPDGQMPSDKTIGGGDDSFNTFFSETGAGKHVPRAVFVDLEPTVIDEVRTGTYRQLFHPEQLITGKEDAANNYARGHYTIGKEIVDLVLDRIRKLADQCTGLQGFLIFHSFGGGTGSGFTSLLMERLSVDYGKKSKLEFAIYPAPQVSTAVVEPYNSILTTHTTLEHSDCAFMVDNEAIYDICRRNLDIERPTYTNLNRLIGQIVSSITASLRFDGALNVDLTEFQTNLVPYPRIHFPLATYAPVISAEKAYHEQLSVAEITNACFEPANQMVKCDPRHGKYMACCMLYRGDVVPKDVNAAIATIKTKRTIQFVDWCPTGFKVGINYQPPTVVPGGDLAKVQRAVCMLSNTTAIAEAWARLDHKFDLMYAKRAFVHWYVGEGMEEGEFSEAREDLAALEKDYEEVGVDSVEGEGEEEGEEY